DNA from Pseudomonas mendocina:
ACTTGCTCTTGATCTTCTTCAGCAGTGGCGTATTGCCCAGCAGGATCAGCACCACGGCGCTGGTCAGGATCAGCGACAGCGGGCTGGTGACCAGTCCCTGCAGCAACTCCACCGGGTTGTCACCGGCCGAGGACATGGCCTGGCGGTACGAGGTGTCCATCAGCGGGCCGAGGATGGCGCCGAGGATGATCGGACCCATCTGGAAACCGAATATCTTCAGGATGTAGCCGAGCAGGCCGAAGCCGAGCATCCAGTACACCTCGGTCATGCTGCTGTTGATCGAGTAGGTGCCGACCACGCAGAGCACCAGGATCAGCGGGATCAGCACAGCCTTGGGCATCTCGACGAACTTGGCGAAGAGCTTGATGCCCATCAGGCCGAAGATCAGCAGGAAGATGTTGGCCAGCAGCAGGTTGCCTACGGTGAAGTAGAAGATGTGCGGGTTTTCCACCATCAGCATCGGGCCGGGGTTCAGGCCGTGGATCACCAGTGCACCGATGATCACTGCGGTCACCGCGTCACCCGGCATGCCGAGGGTCAGCATCGGCACATAGGCACCACCGACGGCTGCGCTGTTGGCGGTTTCCGGGGCTACCAGGCCTTCATAGGCGCCCTGGCCGAACGGCTTGGTCGGATTCTTCACGGTGCGCTTGGCATGGTCGTAGGCCATCAGTGCGGCGATGTCGCCGCCGACGCCTGGCAGTACGCCGACCAGTACGCCGATGATCGAGGTGCGGATCGACAGCGGCAGGAACTTCAGCATCATGGCGAAGGAGGGAATGATCTTGTCTACGACCTGGCGGGTCACCGGAGTTTCCAGGTTGTGCAACTGGTAGAACAGCTCGGCGACGCCGAACAGGCCGATCATCAGCACCACATAATGAATGCCGCCCATCAGCTCGACCTGACCGAGGGTGAAGCGACCTTCGGCGGTCACCGGATCCATGCCCACCAGACCGATCACCGCGCCCAGCGCGGCGGCGAAGATGCCCTTGGCCAGCGAACCTTCGGCGAGGCTGCCGACCAGCAGCAGGCCGATGGCGGCCACCAGGAAGTAGTCGCGCGGGGCGAACTTCAGCGCCAGGTCACCGATCACCGGGGCCGCGCTGGCCAGTACGATGGTGCCGACGATGCCGCCGACCACCGACATTACGGTAGTCAGTCCAATGGCACGTCCTGCTTCGCCC
Protein-coding regions in this window:
- a CDS encoding tripartite tricarboxylate transporter permease, giving the protein MSDNFSYLLMAWTDPQLLMLTALGTFAGIYIGAIPGLSVTMAVSILVSFTFSWDVNDALALIVGIFIGGVYGGSRSAILLNIPGGPSSVATSFDGYPLAQQGEAGRAIGLTTVMSVVGGIVGTIVLASAAPVIGDLALKFAPRDYFLVAAIGLLLVGSLAEGSLAKGIFAAALGAVIGLVGMDPVTAEGRFTLGQVELMGGIHYVVLMIGLFGVAELFYQLHNLETPVTRQVVDKIIPSFAMMLKFLPLSIRTSIIGVLVGVLPGVGGDIAALMAYDHAKRTVKNPTKPFGQGAYEGLVAPETANSAAVGGAYVPMLTLGMPGDAVTAVIIGALVIHGLNPGPMLMVENPHIFYFTVGNLLLANIFLLIFGLMGIKLFAKFVEMPKAVLIPLILVLCVVGTYSINSSMTEVYWMLGFGLLGYILKIFGFQMGPIILGAILGPLMDTSYRQAMSSAGDNPVELLQGLVTSPLSLILTSAVVLILLGNTPLLKKIKSKFSPASARG